gcctgtaaagtaaaaaaaaaaaaaaacacgtttatacaacttttatttaaaaaaaacactcccccagaaGCCCTCGGTAactgttaaacaaaaaaaaaagatggtcgtcgcagcagtccaccaaatctgaagtagtccacaggatacacggatctgaaatgagaagaaaaaaatgggttagtacatttaggtagaaaaaagtggtaaaaaatgtaataagcacacacatatatatatatatatatatatatatatatatatatatatatatatatatatatgtatagctgcGACTTGATGTGAGGTTACAAAGtgctgttctgaagtcatttattgttttttgcttatgtgtgctaaaaaaaatggtattcaaaagtgatgtttattgttttttgcttatgggagccaaatttatcaaccccctgtgatagtataataaatatgtcacacataagcaaaagcaaaaagaaaatgacaacagaactcgcttaccataACGAGATGTCTCCCCTCCCCCAACCATTACACCTCCTACACTACAGGACTCTTCACACCTGACAGGACGGGCTCATCCATTCATGCTGCTTGTGACCAATTATACCCCCCATCAGCACGgggccacagagatctggatccatctgatcaggtgaTGATTCTGCTCAGTGAGACCATTTTTGTCTCCCATCCCTTCCTGCATGCCTGAACCTAATTAGGATCAAATGGAGCCACCATATGGGAAATGAAGGGTCCTGTTTGGGTTGCCAGAAGGTATCCTATAGGTTGTAAATCTAAATTACATCTAACCCCTGTTCTCAGTTCTGGATATAGAAGTTGGACTAGTGATAAGAATTCGGGGCCAATGTTACCTCCTCCACCCTgtacaatgacctctgcacaggtcacagagcatgcccagaaaagAAGTCACTAGGGTCCCCTCCAGTCTATTGTTTCCTatgattatggggggggggcacatatttCTAAATGCTCTTATTAGCAGAAAAATCTCTGGTGAACATTCCCTAGAGTCAGTGCCCGGAGTGACCCCAAAAAGAAGGAAACTATAAAGGGGggatcatctcctctcctctgtattctcTTCTGGGGTCAGGTGACCATCAAAAACTGCAGCAAAACTTCATGTGTGTTTCCAACCtaataatattttatacatttcccATAATCCATTTTTATcccaacagaaaatcccagtaagaattctgagggaaacttcatgttatccctgaatgataaaggagaagatgaagatatgatggagcgctcctcaggagaagacctccttacccctaatgtccatccagatctatcctgtaataatccacctgatcatgaggaaccttctcctgaccaaccacacattgttaccacaaggacagaGCAGGAACATGGGAAAGGTTTATATTGTGAGGAATGTGGGAAAGAGTTTACAAAAAGATCAGAATTTATTAGACACAGAAAAAGTCATATAGGAAAGAAGCAGTATGTGTATTCAGAATGTGGGAATCACTGTAAAAGtcaatcagatcttgttaaacatgagaTAATTCACATGGGAGAGAAACCATAtttatgtggtaaatgttttaaacGAAAATCACATCTTTCagaacatgagagaattcacacagaagtgaagccatattcatgttcagaatgtggtaaatgttttaaacAAAATTCACAGCTTTCAGGACATAAGAgagttcacacaggagagaagccatattcatgttcagaatgtggtaaatgttttaaacATAAATCACATCTTTCaaaacatgagagaattcacacagaagTGAAGccttattcatgttcagaatgtggtaaatgttttaacaGTAAAGCACAGCgtgttatacatgagagaattcacacaggagagaagccatattcatgttcagaatgtggtaaatgttttaagAGTAAATCACAGCTTGTTAAAcacgagagaattcacacaggagaaaagccgtatttatgttcagaatgtggtaaatgttttaaacGAAACTCACATCTTTCaacacatgagagaattcacacagaagTGAAGccttattcatgttcagaatgttgtaagtgttttaccagtaaatcacagcttgttagacatgagagaattcacacaggagagaaaccatattcatgttcagaatgtggtaaatgttttacacGAAAATCACAACTTTCagaacatgagagaattcacacagaagtgaagccatattcatgttcagaatgtggtaaatgttttaacaGTAAATCACAGCTTGTTATACATGAgataattcacacaggagagaaatcaTCTTCAttttcagaatgtggtaaatgttttaaacAAAATTCACATCTTTCagaacatgagagaattcacacagaagtgaagccatattcatgttcagaatgtggtaaatgttttaaacGAAAATCAAATCTTTCagaacatgagagaattcacacagaagtgaagccatattcatgttcagagtgtggtaaatgttttaaacGGAAATCAAGTCTTTCagaacatgagagaattcacacaggagtgaagccatattcatgttcagaatgtggtaaatgttttaccagtaaatcaCAGCgtgttatacatgagagaattcacacaggagagaagccatattcatgctcagaatgtggtaaatgttttatatGTAAGTCAAAacttgttatacatgagagaattcacacagaaaagaagtcttcttcatgttcagaatgtggtgaATGTTTAGAACAAAATTTACATCTTTCAGAAcataagagaattcacacaggagagaagccatattcatgctgAGAATGTGGGAAATCTTTTATAAGTAAGTCAAACCTTGttaaacatgagagaattcacacagaagtgaagccatattcatgttcaaaatgtggtaaatgttttaaactaaaatCACAACTTTCagaacatgagagaattcacacaaaaataaagccatattcatgttcagaatgtggtaaatgttttaacaGTAAATCACAGCTTGTTATACATGAGAATTCACAGAGGAGAGAAGCcacattcatgttcagaatgtgggaaatggttTAAATATAAATCATatcttgttatacatgagagaactcacacagtAGAGAAGCCATATTCCTATTCAGAATGTTGTAAATGTTTtatgtttcacaatgtttttattgaattttataaacataagaaatgtaacatataacatattatgacatcagatgtgtcagagtttacatatTCTGAATTCTACCAAATACCAGACAACTGCCTGATGCAGCAATTTAGATTGATTTTGTAGAAGTTATGGAGactcactattttattgttttattgttttccttcctATTGTTATTATCTTACTCTCAAATTTCAATGAAGGTCCCTTTGGACCTAATAAATCCTTTGTGAATATGCATAACACTGTAAATGTTTTATGAGTAAGTTAAAACTTTCTggacatgagagaagtcacactggAGACTGATAGAtaaaatataaatgataaaaatataataatatggaGAATGGAAATCTGAGATCTCAGGTAACAGTAAAATGTGATGTTTCTAAGTTCTGTTGTGAGAATTAACCCTCGAATAAACTTCATAATGAAACCTAAGCAGAAGCTAAAGCCAACATCATCTCTTGGTCATCagcacctggggtcatgtgacctTTGTAGGTAAATAACGGTAATGAGAAGTAATATGTAATGCTATTGTGTATCATTTAGTAGTGACTTGTAGCTCTACACTACAGTATGATTGGATGATTTCTATGGATGATAATGATTGGTGATTACTATGTATTACCTCGGCCTCATTTCCATTAGAAATATTACTGATTGTATCTCATGTgtcacttctgtcctatcaggATCAGGACACTTCTGTGTTGTCACCAAGAACCCTTAGGCTGGGGTCACACACAGGATTTtggtcatattgggggagatttatcattgtccaTTTTTGTGTGGGTTTTCTTTTGTGCTGTTTTTGCTGTTGTAAGCCGAATTTATCAAAAAGGCGCAAGGACTTTAAATTCATCTCAGCCGCCAAATTAGaaggttcctttttttttaattattattttatttccattttcaaAATTACAAACAACATACATATCCACAAAACATTACAATAAACCCCTCCCTCCCCTAGCCTGGCACAACCCTATCTTCTTATACTCATCCGCTCTTCCATAACGCCcagtttttttccatttcttcCTTTTTCTTATCACTATAGTAAAATTCCTCAAATTTCTTAACTTTCCGCACCAACTTAACCCATTCTTTCCTTTCTGGTGTTACACATGAAATCCATTTTCTCAAAATATTAATCTTGGCTAAACACAGTAACTTCAGGATGAATTCTTTATATTTTACATTCCCAAtgtttaaatacatattttttatttttgagcaATCCCATAACACGTGTTCGACAGTTCGATTGCAGCCTAACCCCACCCccagtcacgctcggggtagaattgcagagttcccggccgggctgcacgatatatcgcaaaagcaatgcgatatagcgatgcggcccccccccccccgggaaaacatgcgatgatctgctctggtcggctcccgttgcgggggccgggcAGTGccggtaaagaaaaatactaaaagtcagagtttccctaccagggggcctccagctgttgcaaaactacaactctcagcatgcccgggagtagcatgctgggagtagtagtttcacaacagctggagacaccctgttagaaaaacactgagctaagtgtaaaaggaaaaaggagtataataaaaataaaaacttttgctcacctaatcccggtccctgcagatgccgttcccctccgtgcgctctggtccctgctctcttcactattcatcttacaggacctttcacttttcagccaatcacaggccgcagggggggggggggtaatgtgacaagggggggaatgtgacagagggtggaatgagacaagggggggagtgttacagggggggggaatgtgacgggggggggaatgtgacagaggggggaatgtgacagggggaatgtgacgggggaatgtGACGGTGGGAATGTGACAgatgggggaatgtgacaggggggaatgtgacagaggggggaatgtgacaggggggaatgtgacagatggGGGAAAGTGACAgatgggggaatgtgacaggggggaatgtgacagagggggaatgtgacagaggggggaatgtgacagaggggggaatgtgacagaggggggaatgtgacagatggGGGAAAGTGACAgatgggggaatgtgacaggggggaatgtgacagaggggggaatgtgacagagggggaatgtgacagggggggaatgtgacagaggggggaaagtGACAgatgggggaatgtgacaggggggaatgtgacagagggggggatagtGACAgatgggggaatgtgacagaggggggaatgtgacaaggggggggaatgtgacagaggggggaatgtgacagggggggaatgtgacagatgggggaatgtgacagaggggggaatgtgacaaggggggaatgtgacaaggggggaatgtgacagaggggggaatgtgacaaggggggaatgtgacagagggggaatgtgacagatgggggaatgtgacaggggggaatgtgacagaggggggaatgtgacagagggggggaatgtgacagaggggggaatgtgacagaggggggaatgtgacatgggggggaatgcgacagaggggggaatgtgacaagggggggaatgtgacaagggggggaatgtgacagaggggggaatgtgacaaggggggaatgtgacaagggggggaatgtgacggggggaatgtgacaagggggggaatgtgacagagggggggaatgtgacaaggggggaatgtgacagaggggggaatgtgacaaggggggaatgtgacaagggggggaatgtgacaaggggggaatgtgacaagggggggaatgtgacaaggaggggggggaatgtgacaagggagggggaatgtgacgggggagatgtgaaatgggcggggggagatgtgaaattcaatgccaaaaattgtaccgcttttggtacaaatttccagacagaatcataccgccagggaggttaatctCTCGTTTCCCTTTTCTTTCCTAAATGCGTTACACAATTGAATATATCCCAAAAAATGTCTCCCTGTATCCAGAAAAAATTCCTGTGCTAATCTTTCCCACCTCACCATCATATCTCCATCAATTACTTGATGTAAAAATTTCAACCCTTTCTGTTCCCAATTAATATAAACCATAATCTTTTTGATTTCGGGTAAAAAGACATTATCCCATAATGGATTAACTCCCCTTAAGGACCTAAgtcatttttttgcaaatgtgacttgtgttagtttatgcagtaataactctgggatgcttttacgtatcatactgattctgaatttttttttttttttggcgacaTACTCTaatgttggtggtaaattttagtcaatacttgcataatttctttgcaaaaaattccataatttcatgaaaaatttgaaattttttttttctaactctgcttgtgaggaaaatggacatgcctaataaattatatattgattcacatatacaatctgtctactttatgttggcatcataaagttgagatgtttttacttcttgaagacattagaggaagtttagcagcaatttccaagattttcaagaaaatttcaaaatcttaagttttcagggaccagttcagttttgaagtgaatttgcaGGCCTTTAAGTCATAAATCCCCCATAAATtaacccattatgaaaactttacacctcaaagtattcaaaatgacattcagtaagtttgttaaccctttaggtgtttcacaggtatagctgcaaagtggaggcaaaaactaaaaatctaaatttttaacactaacattgtattgtagccccattttttcatttttacaaggggtaacaaaagaaaaagccccacaaaatgtgtaaccccatttcttgtaactatggaaatacctcatatgaggatgtaaaatgctctgctggcgaactacaggtctcagaagcatttttggggggcatgtcacatttaggaagcccccatggtgccagaacagtaggaaCCCCTAACATggcactccattttggaaactacacccctcaaggaatggaaCAAGGGGTACAAGTAGACCTTAActgcccacaggtgtttcacaacatttcgttaaagtttgaggtttaaatgaaaaatgtgggtttTTCTTACACTAAAttgttggtgttaccccaaattttgcatttttacaagggataataggagaaaaaccacttaaaaatgtgtagccccatttctcttgagtaaggaaatatgaggatgtaaaatggaaaccccatatgaggatgtaaaatgctctgctggcgaactacaggtctcagaagggaaggagcaaaatttggcttttggagagagaattttgctgaaatggtttttgaggggcatgtcgcaattaggaagccccacatggtaccagaacagtgggaaCACCCAACATggcactccattttggaaactacacccctcaaggaagtgaGCCTTTACTCCCCAAAGGTGTTTCACAATATTTTGTTAAAGTTTGTTTGAGgtttaaatgaatttttttttttttttacactaagttgctgatgttaccccaaatttagcatttctacaaggggtaataggagaaaaatcactcaaatttgtagccccatttctctcgagtaaggaaatacctcatatgaggatgtaaaatgctctgctggagagagaatttggctgaaatggtttttgggggggcatgtcgtatttaggaagccccatggtgccagaacagtggaaacccccaacatggcactccattttggaaactacaccccatatAGACTCCATTTAGGGGTGTAGCAAGTTTTTTGAGCCTTCAAGTGTTTGAGGAAATTTTGGAGAACTAAGCAgtgaaattgaaatttcaaatttaaatgcatattttgcacttttagcacaattgttttttcactttcacaaaaATATGAACCtacacctgccaaggtattcatctagggcagtgcttcttaacctgggttcgatcgaaccccaggggttcggtgagtcagtctcgcAGATTCGGTGGAGGTCAAGACACACACCCAACTCATATGATTTGTGATGACACGCCCCGCTTGTCCATCATTGGCTGCAGGTGATCATGTCCCATCTAACTGTTTTACCCTACTGTAAAGGAAGCCTCCTATCCTTTGTGGCTCCACTCCTATGCGATCGCCTGCATGCGTCCCGCGCTGGAACGCACCACTTCTAGGCACAGCCTCCCGTGATGCACTTCCGGTCCTGCAGCGTCTTAAACAGGCTCAGAGATTTTCATACCGTTTATTACAAAGTATCTTTGTGAGTAATCCTTTTCGAGGATTTTGGACATAAAAATGAAGAAAAGGAACAGACTTTggtgcgaaaatgacatgagagtggcacttgccaaggtaaagccgcgcatttctgaactggtctctgaaagacaacacagaagtcactgatttgcagtaaatattcattattatgtttttgtgtgaaaatcatgttttcatggttttgttctttgttcttaattttgagcacctatgtataaatatatacttaaatatataccgcctatgtataaatatatacctcctatgtataagtatatacctcctatgtataagtatatacctcctatgtataaatatatacttaaatatatacctcctatgtataagtatatacctcctatgtataaatatatacctcctatgtataagtatatacctcctatgtataagtatatacctcctatgtataaatatatacctcctatgtataaatatatacctcctatgtataaatatatacctcctatgtataaatatatacctcctatgtataagtatatacctcctatgtataaatatatacctcctatgtataaatatatacctcctatgtataaatatataacctcctatgtataagtatatacctcctatgtataaatatataacctcctatgtataagtatatacctcctatgtataaatatatacctcctatgtataaatatatacctcctatgtataagtatatacctcctatgtataaatatatacctcctatgtataaatatatacctcctatgtataagtatatacctcctatgtataagcatatacctcctatgtataagtatatacctcctatgtataagtatatacctcctatgtataaatatatacttaaatatatacctcctatgtataaatatatacttaaatatatacctcctatgtataaatatatacttaaatatatacctcctatgttttgaattagaaaaaatcatattttatctttccaattaagaggggttcggtgaatgcgcatatgaaactgggggggttcagtacctccaacaaggttaagaaccactgatctaggggtataatgagaattatttttagttttgttaGGGGTTTATCAagatggtgaaaataaaaaaacgacatcggccaaagtattcatctaggggtataatatgaatttttagttTTGATAGGGATTTGGCAATTTGATTTTTGGAAATAAAATGGAGAAAAAGGGGAAATTACTGAATTGCTCActaataagtaatgtaattcCAAGGGTGAATTTAGGGTAATCCAAAGttattgtaaaaataattaaaggggacaaATTCAGATATCAAAAGACGTGTCT
Above is a genomic segment from Hyla sarda isolate aHylSar1 chromosome 1, aHylSar1.hap1, whole genome shotgun sequence containing:
- the LOC130280485 gene encoding LOW QUALITY PROTEIN: zinc finger protein 665-like (The sequence of the model RefSeq protein was modified relative to this genomic sequence to represent the inferred CDS: substituted 1 base at 1 genomic stop codon), with the translated sequence MMEDHRPLTSQDRNPPERCPRPLYSQDCPEGNVPENHQVEDQINIKVEVKDEPEEETDIWADPASTREVKEEIPGGVTPDGVIDRNPPERCPRPLYSQDCPKGNVPEKHQVEDQINIKVEVKDEPEDETACWSNHPCMREVKEKIPGGVTSDGVIDRNPPERCPRPLYSQDCPEGNVPENHQVEDQINIKVEVKDEPEEETDFWADHPCMREVKEEISGGVTSENPSKNSEGNFMLSLNDKGEDEDMMERSSGEDLLTPNVHPDLSCNNPPDHEEPSPDQPHIVTTRTEQEHGKGLYCEECGKEFTKRSEFIRHRKSHIGKKQYVYSECGNHCKSQSDLVKHEIIHMGEKPYLCGKCFKRKSHLSEHERIHTEVKPYSCSECGKCFKQNSQLSGHKRVHTGEKPYSCSECGKCFKHKSHLSKHERIHTEVKPYSCSECGKCFNSKAQRVIHERIHTGEKPYSCSECGKCFKSKSQLVKHERIHTGEKPYLCSECGKCFKRNSHLSTHERIHTEVKPYSCSECCKCFTSKSQLVRHERIHTGEKPYSCSECGKCFTRKSQLSEHERIHTEVKPYSCSECGKCFNSKSQLVIHEIIHTGEKSSSFSECGKCFKQNSHLSEHERIHTEVKPYSCSECGKCFKRKSNLSEHERIHTEVKPYSCSECGKCFKRKSSLSEHERIHTGVKPYSCSECGKCFTSKSQRVIHERIHTGEKPYSCSECGKCFICKSKLVIHERIHTEKKSSSCSECGECLEQNLHLSEHKRIHTGEKPYSCXECGKSFISKSNLVKHERIHTEVKPYSCSKCGKCFKLKSQLSEHERIHTKIKPYSCSECGKCFNSKSQLVIHENSQRREATFMFRMWEMV